The Eurosta solidaginis isolate ZX-2024a chromosome 4, ASM4086904v1, whole genome shotgun sequence genome includes a window with the following:
- the LOC137251027 gene encoding cystathionine beta-synthase-like, translated as MAADKHERAHYFVDPALPSNCTWHLGTKEKFPHTYRPMPQRQKLTPNILEAIGCTPLVRLNVIPQSEGIKCEMYAKCEYLNPGGSVKDRIGYRMIQEAEQKGKLKPGYTVIVPTSGNTGIAIAMAAAVRGYRCISLLPDKMSNEKISSLRTLGAEILRTRDDIPYDSPEGLIGWAQRLERELPNAIVMDQFRDPANPLAHYDGTGEEILWQTDGKVDMVVMCAGTCGTLSGVGRKIKEKVPNCKIIAADPYGSTVARPVELNESDVDFIEVEGIGYVFTSTVNDYNIVDKWVKMYDKDIFNMSRRLNKEEGLLCGGSSGAAMYAALEAAKELKDDQRCVVILPDSIRNYLTKCVSDNWMEARDFKPVVNEHNHWWWNTPLSALRFKAPLVLKSDVSFAKAIEALQERNAEHLALVDADDGTLLGAVIQDRLINQMVSLNRPHDNPIIDAVNRRAIRLPSNAILGKLARILEADACVLIVDTEAGKEVIKAIATKLDVLSFISKVGTQSK; from the exons ATGGCTGCCGATAAGCATGAGCGTGCCCATTACTTTGTGGACCCTGCGTTGCCATCCAATTGCACCTGGCACTTGGGTACGAAAGAAAAATTCCCGCATACTTATCGACCGAT GCCGCAACGCCAAAAATTGACACCAAATATATTAGAAGCGATTGGATGTACGCCACTTGTAAGACTTAATGTCATACCTCAATCAGAGGGCATTAAATGTGAAATGT ATGCTAAATGCGAGTACCTCAATCCTGGTGGCTCCGTCAAGGATCGCATCGGTTATCGCATGATACAAGAGGCGGAGCAGAAGGGTAAGCTGAAACCTGGCTACACGGTTATTGTACCGACTTCAGGCAACACTGGTATCGCCATCGCAATGGCAGCAGCTGTCAGAGGTTACAGATGCATAAGCCTTTTGCCGGACAAAATGTCGAATGAGAAAATTTCCAGCTTACGCACCTTGGGCGCTGAGATTTTACGTACGCGTGATGACATACCTTACGACAGTCCAGAAGGTTTGATTGGTTGGGCGCAACGTCTGGAAAGGGAACTACCGAACGCTATTGTCATGGATCAATTTCGCGATCCTGCCAATCCACTCGCACATTATGATGGTACAGGCGAGGAAATTTTGTGGCAGACAGATGGAAAAGTGGATATGGTGGTAATGTGTGCAGGAACTTGTGGCACGCTTTCGGGTGTTGGTCGTAAAATCAAAGAGAAAGTGCCGAACTGCAAAATAATTGCTGCCGATCCATATGGTTCGACTGTGGCGCGTCCCGTAGAGTTGAACGAGTCAGATGTAGATTTTATTGAAGTTGAAGGTATTGGTTATGTTTTTACGTCCACCGTAAATGATTATAACATCGTGGACAAATGGGTTAAAATGTATGATAAGGACATTTTCAATATGTCAAGACGTCTGAACAAGGAGGAGGGTTTACTATGTGGTGGTTCGAGTGGTGCTGCAATGTACGCCGCATTAGAAGCAGCTAAGGAGTTGAAGGACGACCAGCGTTGCGTGGTCATTCTACCCGATAGTATTCGTAATTACTTAACAAAGTGTGTATCGGATAATTGGATGGAGGCTCGCGATTTCAAACCTGTCGTCAATGAGCACAATCACTGGTGGTGGAATACACCGTTAAGTGCATTGAGATTCAAAGCACCTTTGGTGCTTAAGTCGGATGTTAGCTTTGCAAAAGCGATCGAAGCGCTACAGGAGCGCAATGCCGAGCATTTAGCTTTAGTCGATGCAGATGATGG TACTCTTTTGGGCGCTGTGATCCAGGATAGGCTTATAAATCAGATGGTTAGCTTAAATCGTCCACATGACAATCCAATAATTGATGCAGTCAACAGACGTGCCATTCGTCTGCCTTCCAATGCTATTTTGGGCAAATTGGCGCGCATTCTAGAAGCCGACGCCTGCGTTTTGATTGTAGATACAGAAG CTGGTAAAGAGGTCATCAAGGCCATAGCAACCAAATTGGATGTACTCTCATTTATCAGTAAAGTCGGCACTCAAAGTAAGTGA
- the Stt3A gene encoding dolichyl-diphosphooligosaccharide--protein glycosyltransferase subunit STT3A has product MTVDTATIAGVRSRVISSWEKQEHLIKLAVLIIAAVLSFATRLFSVLRFESVIHEFDPYFNYRTTRFLAEQGFYKFHNWFDDRAWYPLGRIIGGTIYPGLMVTAASLYRIMWLLNITVDIRNVCVFLAPFFSSLTTLVTYALTKEIHSNGAGLVAAALISIVPGYISRSVAGSYDNEGIAIFCMLLTYYLWIKAVKSGAIFWSAMSALAYFYMVSSWGGYVFLINLIPLHVLALMITGRFSHRIYVAYSTLYCVGTILSMQISFVGFQPIQSSEHMLALGTFGLCQIHAFVDYIQARLSKENFEILFKALISAILSAVLVIGTLLTITGKVSPWTGRFYSLLDPSYAKNHIPIIASVSEHQPTSWSSFYFDLQILVFLFPAGLYFCFSKLTDSNIFIILYGVTSIYFAGVMVRLMLVLAPVMCILSGIAISHLLSKYIRCIDAGSSKPVESKRQYKKLEQLSSGVKSEVAIGFVSIITLMLVVYTFHCTWVTSEAYSSPSIVLSARSHDGGRIIFDDFREAYYWLQMNTPEDARIMSWWDYGYQITAMANRTILVDNNTWNNTHISRVGQAMASSEEKAYEIMRELDVDYVLVIFGGLTGYSSDDINKFLWMVRIGGSTDRGAHIKERDYYAANGEFRVDKEGSPTLLNCLMYKMCYYRFGQVYTEGGKPPGYDRVRSAEIGNKDFELDVLEEAYTTEHWLVRIYKVKDLRNRGV; this is encoded by the exons ATGACGGTAGACACAGCTACAATAGCTGGTGTAAGGTCGAGAGTGATTTCATCATGGGAGAAACAGGAGCATTTAATTAAATTAGCCGTTTTGATAATAGCGGCTGTGCTAT CGTTTGCCACGCGCTTATTTTCGGTTCTCCGTTTTGAAAGTGTCATTCATGAATTTGATCCGTATTTCAACTATCGCACCACGCGGTTTTTGGCCGAACAAGGTTTCTACAAATTCCACAATTGGTTTGACGATCGAGCATGGTATCCACTGGGACGTATCATTGGTGGCACCATATATCCTGGGCTAATGGTGACTGCGGCAAGTCTTTACAGGATCATGTGGTTGCTGAACATCACAGTTGATATACGAAATGTTTGCGTATTTTTGGCGCCATTTTTTTCTTCACTAACTACGCTGGTCACATATGCGCTAACAAAGGAAATACAT AGTAATGGTGCTGGCTTGGTTGCAGCTGCTCTTATATCAATAGTACCTGGCTATATATCGCGTTCCGTAGCTGGATCGTATGACAACGAGGGTATTGCCATTTTCTGCATGCTGCTTACCTACTACCTATGGATTAAGGCAGTGAAAAGTGGTGCTATATTTTGGTCGGCAATGTCTGCTTTGGCATATTTTTACATGGTTTCATCATGGGGTGGTTATGTGTTCCTAATCAATTTGATACCACTCCACGTGTTGGCTTTAATGATTACTGGGCGCTTCTCTCATCGTATTTATGTGGCTTACAGTACCCTTTATTGTGTTGGCACTATTCTGTCTATGCAAATTTCCTTCGTAGGATTTCAACCAATACAAAGCTCCGAGCACATGTTG GCACTTGGCACGTTTGGTCTTTGTCAGATACACGCTTTTGTGGATTACATACAGGCACggttatcaaaagaaaattttgaaatactttttaaagcCTTAATTTCGGCAATACTCAGTGCTGTGCTTGTTATAGGTACTTTGCTTACAATCACTGGCAAAGTGTCACCTTGGACTGGCCGCTTTTATTCGTTGCTTGATCCTTCATATGCCAAGAATCACATTCCCATTATTGCATCTGTATCGGAACATCAGCCCACATCATGGTCGtcattttatttcgacttgcAG ATTCTGGTGTTTTTATTCCCAGCCGGTTTGTACTTCTGCTTCTCAAAATTGACCGATTCGAATATCTTTATTATACTCTATGGTGTGACTAGCATTTATTTCGCG GGGGTTATGGTGCGCTTGATGCTTGTACTAGCACCAGTCATGTGTATTTTATCTGGCATCGCTATATCTCATCTGCTATCGAAATATATTAGATGTATAGACGCCGGTTCGTCGAAGCCCGTAGAGAGTAAAAGGCAATACAAGAAACTAGAACAGCTGAGCAGTGGGGTAAAAAGCGAAGTTGCTATTGGTTTCGTTAGCATAATTACACTAATGCTTGTCGTTTATACATTCCACTGTACATGGGTCACATCAGAGGCATATTCCTCGCCCAGCATTGTACTCAGTGCGCGTTCACACGATGGTGGACGCATCATTTTCGATGATTTTCGAGAGGCGTACTATTGGCTTCAAATGAATACACCCGAG GATGCACGCATCATGTCTTGGTGGGATTATGGTTATCAAATAACTGCAATGGCTAATCGCACTATATTGGTGGATAACAATAcctggaataatacacacatatcaCGTGTGGGTCAAGCGATGGCCTCATCTGAGGAGAAAGCATACGAGATAATGCGCGAATTGGATGTTGATTATGTGCTTGTAATATTCGGTGGTTTAACTGGTTATTCATCGGACGATATCAACAAATTCTTATGGATGGTGCGCATTGGTGGCAGTACTGATCGTGGTGCTCATATTAAAGAGCGTGATTATTATGCTGCTAATGGCGAGTTCCGTGTCGATAAGGAGGGTTCGCCAACGTTACTCAATTGCCTAATGTATAAAATGTGCTATTACCGTTTTGGTCAAGTGTATACAGAAGGTGGCAAACCGCCTGGTTATGATCGTGTACGCTCTGCTGAAATTGGTAATAAAGATTTTGAGCTTGATGTTTTGGAAGAAGCCTACACAACAGAGCATTGGTTGGTGCGCATTTATAAAGTTAAGGATTTACGTAATCGGGGTGTGTAA